Proteins encoded together in one Impatiens glandulifera chromosome 1, dImpGla2.1, whole genome shotgun sequence window:
- the LOC124925831 gene encoding uncharacterized protein LOC124925831 has product MEELKIEMKEEMKKMKTELIKELKITIQETQQENIESFKKMEMIAMQETVGDDEKVNDGTDGKKDDVMEDNEKVEDEQKEDGEKMEDAQKVETDEKVEDERKDNDEKVDDDEKVEDERKDNDAKVEDVKMEVEAKLEDGEKLDGVAKVDDVKVDLKLKVKDLKVKDEKTVGDVKAQTNDDNDDNDDFQLYNTPPKGNYGRRVRKPKKDDSYTNPSLSKMPKTKDPMKVNHLQKFEDELLDKVKAWLDDPKTDNSTTDLHTVQAKKEVLVRIVTRFTWIEDTEIDAFCHLLRKRISCYPKTYKNTHAAIGDCVLSDRIRRQHRAFIKDPAKYPVDEFKDYCMGAPHRYMPEWSTIDDVYMPVNINQKHWILCVARLQKYRIDVYDCDAYLYKNLDPYLKPFCDMIPIIFAKTITPGERVRYPNFNFEGPIQPMTYKRFPHPKVKTAAAKVGEVPRATESGDCGVFTLMYMEHLTANQPVHNVTSENMGFFRQKMVVRLFHQIMEP; this is encoded by the exons ATGGAGGAGCTGAAAATAGAGATGAAAGAggagatgaaaaagatgaaaacagagctcatcaaagagctAAAAATCACAATCCAAGAAACTCAACAAGAAAACATTGAGTCATTCAAGAAGATG GAGATGATAGCGATGCAGGAGACTGTGggggatgatgagaaggtgaATGATGGGACTGATGGGAAGAAAGACGATGTAATGGAGGacaatgagaaggtggaggatgaacaAAAAGAGGACGGTGAGAAGATGGAGGACGCACAGAAGGTGGAGACcgatgagaag gtggaggatgaaagAAAAGACAACGATGAGAAGgtcgatgatgatgagaaggtggaggatgaacgAAAAGACAACGATGCGAAGGTGGAGGACGTAAAGATGGAGGTTGAGGCTAAATTGGAGGACGGTGAGAAGCTGGATGGTGTGGCTAAGGTGGATGATGTGAAGGTTGATCTGAAACTGAAGGTGAAGGATTtgaaggtgaaggatgagaAGACTGTGGGGGATGTGAAGGCACAGACaaatgatgacaatgatgacAATGACGATTTCCAGTTATACAATACTCCTCCTAAAGGAAATTATGGGAGGAGAGTGAGGAAGCCGAAAAAAGATGACTCGTACACCAACCCTTCCTTGTCAAAAATGCCCAAGACAAAGGATCCTATGAAAGTGAAtcaccttcaaaaatttgaagatgagctGCTGGATAAAGTAAAGGCGTGGTTGGATGATCCAAAAACCGATAATTCGACAACGGATTTACATACggttcaagcaaagaaggaagTGTTGGTTAGAATTGTAACAAGGTTTACATGGATTGAAGACACT GAAATCGATGCATTCTGCCATCTTCTGCGGAAAAGGATTTCCTGctatcccaagacatataaaaatACACATGCGGCAATTGGGGATTGCGTATTGTCGGATAGAATCAGGCGACAGCACAGGGCTTTTATTAAGGATCCTGCCAAATATCCAGTCGACGAATTCAAAGACTATTGTATGGGCGCACCACATAGATATATGCCAGAATGGTCAACAATTGACGATGTCTACATGCCAGTGAACATTAACCAGAAACattggattttgtgtgtagcacgtCTTCAAAAGTACCGCATTGACGTGTACGACTGTGATGCCTATCTTTATAAGAATCTGGATCCTTATTTGAAACCCTTCTGCGACATGATTCCAATTATATTCGCCAAAACAATCACTCCCGGTGAGAGGGTAAGGTATCCTAATTTCAACTTCGAAGGCCCCATCCAACCAATGACTTACAAACGGTTTCCACACCCCAAAGTGAAAACCGCTGCTGCTAAGGTTGGAGAAGTCCCACGGGCAACAGAGAGCGGGGACTGTGGGGTCTTCACGCTAATGTACATGGAACACTTGACCGCTAATCAACCCGTGCATAATGTGACCTCAGAAAATATGGGATTTTTTAGGCAGAAGATGGTGGTCCGGTTATTCCATCAGATTATGGaaccttaa
- the LOC124921992 gene encoding F-box protein PP2-B11-like, producing the protein MNYRFPEVAELIDVCWLEINGKLSTEELSRNTLYGIYLVFNLTSEAYGMDFDESVEVSCGIMGGAAASETQTVILDRRRSSSSSSGVGNEPKVRRDRWLEIKMGEYFSLNGEDDGGDLVMSLKEVERLNWKTGLIVEGIEIRPQ; encoded by the coding sequence ATGAACTACAGATTCCCCGAGGTGGCAGAGCTGATCGACGTCTGTTGGCTTGAAATTAATGGAAAGCTAAGTACTGAGGAGCTGTCCCGAAACACGTTGTATGGGATTTACCTGGTATTCAATCTGACATCTGAAGCATATGGTATGGATTTTGATGAATCGGTGGAAGTTTCATGTGGGATAATGGGAGGAGCTGCTGCATCCGAAACTCAAACTGTTATTCTCGACCGTAGGAGAAGTAGTAGCAGCAGCAGCGGAGTAGGGAATGAGCCAAAGGTGAGAAGAGATAGGTGGTTGGAGATAAAGATGGGAGAGTATTTCAGTCTGAATGGAGAAGATGATGGTGGTGATCTCGTGATGAGTTTGAAGGAGGTTGAAAGACTCAATTGGAAGACAGGTCTCATTGTGGAGGGCATTGAGATCCGTCCACAATAG